One window of Gigantopelta aegis isolate Gae_Host unplaced genomic scaffold, Gae_host_genome ctg5300_pilon_pilon, whole genome shotgun sequence genomic DNA carries:
- the LOC121366316 gene encoding ankyrin repeat domain-containing protein 29-like: MLASFNGHHQVVELLLKEHANVNTQKEYGWTALMLASFNGHTKVVEQLLKEHANINTQNEDGWTALILASQNGHHQVIELLIKEHADINIHKEDGGTALMLASQNGHHQGLTALMLASSNGHHQVVELLLKEHANINTQKEDGWTALMLASFNGHTKVVEQLLKEKADINTQKEDGENALMLASQNGHHQIIELLIKEHVDINLQTKNGLTALMLASSNGHYQVVELLLKEHANIYTQKKDGETALMLASQNGHHRVIELLLKEHVNINTQKEDGRTALMLASENGHHQVIELLLQEHADINLRAKDGVTALMLASCNDHTQVIELLLKEHDNVNAQTEDGWTGLMIASYNGHTQAVELLLKEYVNVNAQKEGGWTALMFASQKGHQQVVELLLKEHADINSQTEDGWTALMLACRYNHFKVAQSLLKSKADPYLSMHNGSTAFSLAAFSGNRELVDMLLDKTVPSSDEIEKAVIESCLGGHYTLIIFLSNKLLHLNDDQRETT, encoded by the exons atgctagctagtTTTAATGGTCATCACCAGGTTGTTGAACTATTGCTCAAAGAGCATGCCAATGTTAACACTCAGAAAGAGTATGGATGGACCgccctaatgctagctagtTTTAATGGTCATACCAAGGTTGTTGAACAATTGCTGAAAGAACATGCCAATATTAATACTCAAAACGAGGATGGATGGACCGCTCTAATACTAGCTAGTCAGAATGGTCATCACCAGGTCATTGAACTATTAATCAAGGAGCATGCtgatattaatattcataaagAAGATGGTGGAACTGCCCTAATGCTGGCTAGTCAGAATGGTCATCACCAG GGATTGACAGCTCTAATGCTAGCTAGTTCAAATGGTCATCACCAGGTTGTTGAACTATTGCTCAAAGAGCATGCCAATATTAACACTCAGAAAGAGGATGGATGGACAgccctaatgctagctagtTTTAATGGTCATACCAAGGTTGTTGAACAATTGCTGAAAGAGAAGGCTGACATTAATACTCAGAAAGAAGATGGTGAGAATgccctaatgctagctagtcaGAATGGTCACCACCAGATCATTGAACTATTAATCAAGGAACATGTTGATATTAATCTCCAGACTAAAAATGGACTGACAGCTCTAATGCTAGCTAGTTCAAATGGTCATTACCAGGTTGTTGAACTATTGCTCAAAGAACATGCTAATATTTATACTCAGAAAAAGGATGGAGAGACTgccctaatgctagctagtcaaaatggtcatcacCGGGTCATTGAACTACTACTAAAAGAGCATGTCAACATTAATACTCAGAAAGAAGATGGAAGGACTgccctaatgctagctagtGAAAATGGTCATCACCAGGTCATTGAACTATTACTTCAAGAACATGCTGACATAAATCTCCGAGCAAAAGATGGAGTGACTGCTCTAATGCTAGCTAGCTGTAATGATCATACCCAGGTCATTGAACTACTACTGAAAGAGCATGACAATGTTAATGCTCAGACAGAAGATGGATGGACTGGTCTAATGATAGCTAGTTACAATGGTCATACCCAGGCTGTCGAACTTCTACTCAAAGAATATGTCAACGTTAATGCTCAAAAAGAAGGTGGATGGACAGCCTTAATGTTTGCTAGTCAAAAAGGTCATCAACAGGTTGTTGAACTATTACTTAAAGAGCATGCCGACATTAATTCTCAGACAGAAGATGGATGGACTGCCCTAATGCTAGCTTGTCGTTATAATCATTTTAAAGTAGCTCAAAGTTTACTAAAATCAAAAGCAGATCCCTATTTATCAATGCACAATGGATCAACAGCTTTCTCATTAGCAGCTTTTAGTGGTAACAGAGAGCTTGTTGATATGCTTCTGGACAAGACTGTACCTAGTTCTGATGAAATTGAAAAGGCAGTTATAGAGTCATGTTTAGGTGGTCACTATACTCTCATTATCTTTCTCTCAAACAAACTTCTACACTTAAATGATGACCAGAGAGAAACTACTTGA
- the LOC121366318 gene encoding LOW QUALITY PROTEIN: ankyrin repeat domain-containing protein 29-like (The sequence of the model RefSeq protein was modified relative to this genomic sequence to represent the inferred CDS: deleted 1 base in 1 codon), which translates to MVASVNGHHQVVELLLKEHVDINTQKEDGLTALMLASQHGHYKTKNGVTALIVASLNGHTKVVELLLKEHADVNLQVNNGMTALMLASHNGHHQVVELLLKEHADINIRKKNGGTALILASQSGHHQVVELLVKEHADINLQTKNGLSALILASYNGHHQVVELLLKEYADINTQNEDGENALMLASQNGHHQIIELLIKEHADINTQKEGGRTALMLASEKGHLQVIELLIKEDADINLQAKNGVTALMLASFKGHHQVVELLLKERANVNTQKEDGWTP; encoded by the exons ATGGTAGCTAGTGTTAATGGTCATCACCAAGTTGTTGAATTACTACTCAAAGAGCATGTTGACATTAATACTCAGAAAGAAGATGGACTGACTGCtctaatgctagctagtcaaCATGGTCATTACAAG ACAAAAAATGGAGTGACAGCTCTAATAGTAGCTAGCTTAAATGGTCATACCAAGGTCGTTGAACTGTTGCTCAAAGAACATGCTGACGTTAATCTCCAGGTAAACAATGGAATGACAGCtctaatgctagctagtcaTAATGGTCATCACCAGGTTGTTGAATTATTGCTCAAAGAGCATGCTGACATTAATATT AGGAAGAAAAATGGTGGGACTGCCCTAATTCTAGCTAGTCAGAGTGGTCATCAccaggttgttgaactactaGTCAAAGAGCATGCTGACATAAATCTCCAGACAAAAAATGGACTGTCAGCTCTAATACTAGCTAGTTATAATGGTCATCACCAGGTTGTTGAACTATTGCTTAAAGAGTATGCTGACATTAATACTCAGAACGAAGATGGTGAGAATGCCCTAATGTTAGCTAGTCAGAATGGTCACCACCAGATCATTGAACTATTAATCAAGGAACATGCTGATATTAACACTCAAAAAGAAGGTGGAAGGACTgccctaatgctagctagtGAGAAAGGTCATCTGCAGGTCATTGAACTACTAATCAAAGAGGATGCTGACATAAATCTTCAGGCCAAAAATGGAGTGACAGCTCTAATGCTAGCTAGTTTTAAAGGTCATCACCAGGTTGTTGAACTATTGCTCAAAGAGCGTGCCAATGTTAACACTCAGAAAGAGGACGGGTGGACgccctaa
- the LOC121366319 gene encoding ankyrin repeat domain-containing protein 29-like, giving the protein MVITRSLNYYSKEHANINAQKEDGVTALMLASYNGHHQVIKVLLKENANINTQKKDGGTALMIACFQGHHQVVELLLKEHAEINTQKEDGVTALMLASFNGHHQVVERLLKEHANVNAQKEDGGTALMLASQNGHHHVIELLIKEHASINLQAKNGLTALMLASQGGHQQVIELLLKEHADINAQKEDGWTALMLASLNGHHQLAMVVITRLLNYYSKSTPLLTHRKKMDGLPLMLAILEGHIQIVELLVKEQVDINTQKENGSTALMIASSKGNHQIVQLLLKEHAVFTLRKRME; this is encoded by the exons ATGGTCATTACCAGGTCGTTGAACTATTACTCCAAAGAGCATGCTAACATTAATGCTCAGAAAGAAGATGGCGTGACAGCACTAATGCTAGCTAGTTATAATGGTCATCATCAGGTTATTAAAGTATTACTCAAAGAGAATGCTAACATTAATACTCAGAAAAAAGATGGAGGGACTGCCCTAATGATAGCATGTTTTCAAGGTCATCACCAGGTAGTTGAACTATTACTCAAAGAGCATGCTGAAATTAATACTCAGAAAGAAGATGGAGTAACTgccctaatgctagctagtTTTAATGGGCACCACCAGGTTGTTGAGCGTTTACTCAAAGAGCATGCTAATGTTAATGCACAGAAAGAAGATGGAGGGACAGCCCTAATGttagctagtcaaaatggtcatcacCATGTCATTGAACTATTAATCAAAGAACATGCTAGCATTAATCTCCAGGCAAAAAATGGACTGACTGCCCTAATGCTAGCTAGCCAAGGTGGCCATCAACAGGTCATTGAACTACTACTCAAAGAGCATGCTGACATTAATGCTCAGAAAGAAGATGGATGGACTGCCCTAATGCTAGCTAGCCTGAATGGTCATCACCAA CTAGCCATGGTGGTCATCACAaggttgttgaactactactcaAAGAGCACGCCGCTATTAACACACAGAAAGAAGATGGATGGACTGCCCTTAATGCTAGCTATTCTAGAGGGTCATATCCAGATTGTTGAATTACTAGTCAAAGAACAAGTAGACATTAAtactcagaaagaaaatggaagTACTGCTCTAATGATCGCTAGTTCAAAAGGTAATCACCAGATTGTTCAGCTACTACTCAAAGAGCATGCTGTGTTTACACTCAGAAAGAGGATGGAGTGA